A genomic stretch from Syntrophorhabdus sp. includes:
- a CDS encoding sigma 54-interacting transcriptional regulator, producing MNATNERDVVLDSINEGVFTVNLDWRITSFNQAAERITGVPREESIGRLCSEVFHANVCENDCALRKTFETGRPVVNATAHIVNNKGFTVPIRISTAILRDKDGNVIGGVETFQDLSQVEELRKELQSRHTFEDIVGRSPVMMRLFDMLPLIAESSSTVLIEGPSGTGKELFARALHNLSPRKKRRFVAVNCAALPDTLLESEFFGHKAGAFTDARKDKPGRFALAQGGTIFLDEIGDISPALQVRLLRVLQERVIEPLGSTEPVKVDVRVIAATNKDLASLVREGTFREDLYYRIRVVHLTLPALKDRREDIPLLVDHIIARYNRLQGKNIAGISFEASTRLMGYDFPGNIRELENIIEQAFVLCGGDIIELHHLPPELRPSLPSPAEGNSVTNLKAMERHLIAETLRRYAGNRKRAARDLGIDVSTLYRKIRDLNIETPGSDGRGQRA from the coding sequence ATGAATGCAACGAATGAGCGTGACGTCGTACTTGATTCGATAAACGAGGGCGTTTTTACCGTGAACCTTGACTGGCGGATCACCTCCTTCAATCAAGCAGCCGAGAGGATCACGGGCGTACCGAGAGAGGAAAGCATCGGGCGTCTTTGCTCGGAAGTGTTTCATGCCAACGTCTGCGAGAATGATTGCGCGCTGAGAAAGACCTTTGAAACGGGACGACCCGTCGTGAACGCCACCGCGCATATCGTCAACAACAAGGGTTTCACGGTTCCCATACGCATCTCCACGGCGATCCTGAGGGACAAAGATGGAAACGTCATCGGCGGCGTCGAGACCTTTCAGGACTTGAGCCAGGTGGAAGAGCTGCGCAAAGAGCTGCAAAGCCGCCACACTTTTGAGGACATCGTCGGAAGAAGCCCGGTGATGATGCGTCTCTTTGATATGCTTCCGCTCATCGCCGAGAGCAGCAGTACCGTATTGATCGAAGGACCGAGCGGTACAGGAAAAGAGCTTTTTGCCCGGGCCCTGCACAATCTCTCCCCCAGGAAGAAAAGGCGTTTCGTGGCCGTCAACTGCGCCGCCCTGCCCGACACTCTCCTCGAGAGCGAGTTCTTCGGGCACAAGGCCGGCGCCTTCACCGACGCGCGGAAGGACAAACCGGGACGTTTCGCCCTGGCCCAGGGAGGCACCATATTCCTTGACGAGATCGGAGACATATCGCCGGCCTTGCAGGTGCGCCTCCTGCGGGTGCTCCAGGAACGCGTGATCGAACCCCTCGGCTCCACGGAGCCGGTTAAGGTCGATGTCCGCGTGATAGCCGCCACGAACAAGGACCTGGCAAGCCTCGTCAGGGAAGGCACGTTCAGGGAGGACCTCTATTACCGGATCCGTGTTGTCCATCTTACTCTCCCGGCCCTGAAGGACCGCAGAGAGGACATCCCTCTTCTCGTGGACCATATCATAGCCAGGTACAACCGTCTCCAGGGGAAGAACATCGCCGGGATCTCCTTCGAGGCATCGACACGGCTCATGGGGTATGATTTTCCCGGGAACATCCGCGAACTGGAAAACATCATCGAGCAGGCCTTCGTCCTGTGCGGTGGGGATATCATAGAACTTCACCACCTCCCGCCCGAGCTCAGGCCCAGCCTCCCCTCCCCGGCCGAGGGCAATAGCGTTACGAACCTCAAAGCCATGGAGAGACATCTCATCGCGGAGACCCTGCGGCGCTACGCGGGAAACAGGAAACGGGCGGCGCGCGACCTCGGCATCGATGTGAGCACGCTGTACCGAAAGATCAGGGACCTCAACATCGAAACGCCCGGGAGCGATGGCCGGGGGCAAAGAGCATAG
- a CDS encoding DUF5320 domain-containing protein yields the protein MPGGDGTGPRGFGPMTGRAAGFCAGFGAPGYATFGTGRGYGAWGRGRGGGGRGYRNWYHATGLTGWQRAAGYVPTWGGPVAYGRTYYAPPPVPPISRQQEMDALKAQAEYLEDALEGVRMQLKELEDKQSGKQGT from the coding sequence ATGCCAGGTGGAGATGGAACAGGACCTCGTGGATTCGGTCCCATGACGGGGCGTGCGGCTGGTTTTTGCGCGGGCTTCGGAGCCCCGGGATACGCGACGTTTGGCACAGGCAGAGGATATGGGGCCTGGGGCAGGGGCCGTGGAGGCGGTGGGCGCGGTTACAGGAACTGGTATCACGCGACAGGTCTGACAGGTTGGCAGAGAGCGGCCGGCTATGTGCCGACGTGGGGTGGCCCCGTTGCTTACGGCAGGACCTATTACGCCCCTCCTCCCGTGCCGCCGATCAGTCGGCAGCAGGAAATGGACGCTTTGAAGGCCCAGGCGGAATATCTGGAAGATGCCCTCGAAGGTGTCCGCATGCAACTCAAGGAACTGGAGGATAAACAAAGCGGCAAACAGGGAACCTGA
- a CDS encoding DUF89 family protein, with translation MKTSIDCIPCFVRQTLEAARFVSDYPSVHEGVLREILRCLAGLDLDRPPPFVGQMIHRKLRELTGNPDPYRDAKNRHNRLALQLLPELKEIVRTSEDPLKTAALLSITGNVIDLGAHGDLTEDEVRSSIARTFSEPFHIDIEHLRREMEKASSILFLADNAGEIVFDRLLIEQMPIERVIVAVRGGPVINDAVMCDAEAAGLQDLVKLVSNGSDAPGTILDDCSLEFQSCYRNADLVIAKGQGNYETLSNDEKNIFFLFRIKCQTVASHTGFKQGTNVLTRASR, from the coding sequence ATGAAAACCTCTATCGATTGCATTCCCTGTTTTGTGAGACAGACGCTCGAAGCCGCGCGCTTTGTTTCCGATTACCCTTCCGTCCATGAGGGCGTGCTTCGAGAGATACTCCGGTGCCTGGCCGGCCTCGATCTCGACAGACCGCCTCCCTTCGTCGGACAGATGATACACCGCAAGCTCAGGGAATTGACGGGAAACCCCGATCCTTACAGGGATGCCAAGAACAGGCACAACCGTCTCGCGCTCCAGTTGTTACCCGAACTCAAAGAGATAGTGCGCACGAGCGAGGACCCTCTCAAGACCGCGGCTCTTCTTTCGATCACGGGGAATGTGATCGATCTCGGGGCTCACGGCGATCTTACGGAAGACGAGGTGCGTTCGAGCATAGCACGGACCTTCTCCGAGCCTTTCCACATCGATATCGAACACCTCCGTAGAGAGATGGAGAAGGCATCGAGCATCCTCTTCCTCGCCGATAATGCCGGCGAGATCGTCTTTGACCGCCTTCTCATCGAACAGATGCCCATCGAGCGTGTCATTGTTGCCGTTCGCGGTGGCCCGGTCATCAACGATGCCGTTATGTGCGACGCTGAGGCTGCGGGACTTCAAGACCTGGTGAAATTGGTCAGCAACGGCTCCGACGCGCCGGGAACAATACTCGATGACTGCAGCCTTGAATTCCAGAGCTGTTACAGGAACGCCGACCTGGTGATCGCGAAAGGCCAGGGCAATTACGAGACCCTGAGCAACGACGAAAAGAACATCTTCTTCCTTTTCAGGATCAAGTGCCAGACAGTGGCCTCACACACGGGTTTCAAGCAAGGAACGAACGTATTGACCCGCGCGTCACGATAA